A single window of Achromobacter xylosoxidans DNA harbors:
- a CDS encoding YbaB/EbfC family nucleoid-associated protein — MMKGQLAGLMRQAQQMQENMKKAQDALAEIQVEGASGGGLVKVTMTCRHDVKRVEIDPSLLADDKDMLEDLVAAAFNDALRKAEATSQEKMASVTAGMPLPPGMKLPF, encoded by the coding sequence ATGATGAAAGGACAACTGGCCGGCCTGATGCGCCAGGCGCAGCAGATGCAGGAAAACATGAAGAAGGCGCAGGACGCGCTGGCCGAGATCCAGGTCGAAGGCGCCTCCGGCGGCGGCCTGGTCAAGGTCACCATGACCTGCCGCCACGACGTCAAGCGCGTCGAGATCGATCCGTCGCTGCTCGCCGACGACAAGGACATGCTGGAAGACCTGGTCGCCGCCGCCTTCAACGACGCGCTGCGCAAGGCCGAAGCCACCTCGCAGGAAAAGATGGCGTCCGTCACCGCCGGCATGCCGCTGCCCCCGGGCATGAAGCTGCCGTTCTGA
- a CDS encoding PD-(D/E)XK nuclease family protein, whose protein sequence is MQDDPLSHPDLSLPEIGAMPAADLLVLTVNNRLSRRLTLELAGLLRQERQVSELPRILPLSAWLAESANELAFEDDEDVPAYRLDSFATQLVWTEAIRAEEAERVLLDASQAARLSMDADLLMDEWTLQVPSGADTDEYRGFARWRQRYRKALAAIDAEDANQGYARVLRALEDGRLAVPGQLVLAGFTDLSPRFRRLLRAFEDQGCLIAQWRDTQRAPATPRRFEAADHGAEWRAAAEWAAGQLAQHPTGRYAIVSPQLEAESPFARRILSQALAGRDGAPAFAFNVAVGRPLDEWPMARAALAWLRALAECAAGKGCAVEVLGAALLAGHCAGDVSERARLAAIDARWRRRGQVHVGAAEWRKQLAALPPLAQAWDQAMEIWTRGGARASCDVWMLRMKAALTALGFPGEGVLDSVGYQALGALGEALGGFSALAPAAGKLGGVAAVNLLQSVARSASFQPQRDPSARLDVLGLLEAEGGFWDGIWILGLTDDVLPASPKPNPLLPLAVLRQAKAPRATPEREREWAEGIYAALCRCAPQVIVSHAHMDGERELRPSPLIAAAAPTDWRPAPVAAVAALPQESLDDMRGPPLAADDRGGGGLDVLDTQARNPLWAFVRHRLGGRELAPYADAATVNVRGQFLHKALELVWGMLPDQEALHETLAAGRLPALLEQAVAQAADEELQEYAPALKALECARARTVLAAWLDMEAQRLPFAVAQVEKNHQWRHGALHLKLRLDRIDTLADGRNVIVDYKTGVAAAKPEPDWSRSRPVNVQLPFYASVLADAAGGEVAGLVLAQIHARQVAAQGLADEDLGMEGVTLAAESKYFDGLSWPEIRQRWRAAIESLADEYVAGYAANVAYRRDDLKYCDALPFLRLHLDDEDA, encoded by the coding sequence ATGCAGGACGACCCGCTTTCCCATCCTGACCTCAGCCTGCCCGAAATCGGCGCCATGCCCGCCGCCGACCTGCTGGTGCTGACGGTCAACAACCGCCTGTCGCGCCGGCTCACGCTCGAGCTGGCCGGGCTGTTGCGCCAGGAACGCCAGGTCAGCGAACTGCCGCGCATCCTGCCCCTGTCCGCCTGGCTGGCCGAGTCCGCCAACGAACTGGCGTTCGAGGACGACGAGGACGTGCCGGCCTATCGCCTCGACAGCTTCGCCACGCAGCTGGTCTGGACCGAGGCCATCCGCGCCGAAGAAGCCGAGCGCGTGCTGCTCGACGCCAGCCAGGCCGCCCGCCTGTCGATGGACGCCGACCTGCTGATGGACGAATGGACACTGCAGGTGCCGTCCGGCGCCGATACCGATGAGTACCGCGGCTTCGCCCGCTGGCGCCAGCGCTACCGCAAGGCGCTGGCCGCCATCGACGCCGAAGACGCGAACCAGGGTTATGCGCGGGTGTTGCGGGCGCTCGAAGACGGCCGGCTGGCCGTTCCCGGGCAGCTGGTGCTGGCCGGCTTCACCGATCTGTCGCCGCGTTTCCGGCGCCTGCTGCGCGCCTTCGAAGACCAGGGCTGCCTGATCGCGCAATGGCGCGATACCCAGCGGGCGCCGGCCACGCCGCGGCGCTTCGAGGCGGCCGACCACGGCGCCGAATGGCGCGCGGCGGCCGAATGGGCCGCGGGCCAGCTGGCGCAGCATCCCACCGGCCGCTACGCCATCGTTTCGCCGCAGCTCGAGGCCGAGTCGCCGTTCGCGCGCCGCATCCTGAGCCAGGCGCTGGCCGGCCGCGATGGCGCGCCGGCATTCGCCTTCAACGTGGCCGTGGGCCGCCCGCTCGACGAATGGCCGATGGCGCGCGCGGCGCTGGCCTGGCTGCGGGCGCTGGCCGAATGCGCGGCCGGCAAGGGCTGCGCCGTCGAGGTGCTGGGCGCGGCCCTGCTGGCGGGGCACTGCGCGGGCGACGTCAGCGAACGCGCGCGCCTGGCCGCCATCGACGCGCGCTGGCGTCGTCGCGGGCAGGTCCATGTCGGCGCGGCCGAGTGGCGCAAGCAACTGGCGGCCTTGCCGCCGTTGGCGCAGGCCTGGGACCAGGCCATGGAAATCTGGACGCGCGGTGGCGCCCGCGCGTCTTGCGACGTCTGGATGCTGCGCATGAAAGCGGCGCTGACGGCGCTGGGCTTTCCCGGCGAAGGCGTGCTGGACAGTGTCGGCTACCAGGCGCTGGGGGCGCTGGGGGAAGCCCTGGGCGGTTTCTCCGCGCTGGCGCCCGCCGCCGGCAAGCTGGGCGGCGTGGCGGCGGTCAATCTGCTGCAGAGCGTGGCGCGCTCGGCTTCGTTCCAGCCGCAGCGCGATCCCTCGGCGCGGCTCGACGTGCTGGGCCTGCTGGAAGCCGAAGGCGGCTTCTGGGACGGTATCTGGATACTGGGCCTGACCGACGACGTGCTGCCTGCCTCGCCCAAGCCGAATCCGTTGCTGCCCCTGGCGGTGCTGCGCCAGGCCAAGGCGCCGCGCGCCACGCCCGAACGCGAACGCGAATGGGCCGAGGGCATCTACGCGGCGTTGTGCCGTTGCGCGCCGCAGGTGATCGTCAGCCATGCGCACATGGACGGCGAACGCGAACTGCGGCCGTCGCCGCTGATCGCCGCTGCTGCCCCCACCGACTGGCGGCCGGCGCCGGTCGCGGCCGTGGCCGCCCTGCCGCAGGAATCGCTGGACGATATGCGCGGACCGCCGCTGGCGGCCGATGACCGCGGCGGCGGCGGCCTGGACGTGCTCGACACGCAGGCGCGCAACCCCTTGTGGGCCTTCGTGCGGCATCGGCTGGGCGGGCGCGAGCTGGCGCCCTATGCCGACGCGGCCACGGTGAACGTGCGCGGCCAGTTCCTGCACAAGGCGCTCGAGCTGGTGTGGGGCATGCTGCCCGACCAGGAGGCCCTGCACGAAACGCTGGCAGCGGGGCGCCTGCCGGCGCTGCTGGAACAGGCGGTGGCGCAGGCGGCGGACGAGGAACTCCAGGAATACGCGCCGGCCCTGAAGGCGCTGGAATGCGCGCGCGCCAGGACGGTGCTGGCGGCGTGGCTCGACATGGAGGCGCAACGCCTGCCGTTCGCGGTGGCGCAGGTCGAGAAAAACCACCAATGGCGCCATGGCGCGCTGCACCTGAAGCTGCGGCTGGACCGCATCGATACGCTGGCCGATGGCCGCAACGTCATCGTCGACTACAAGACCGGGGTGGCCGCCGCCAAGCCCGAGCCGGATTGGTCGCGCAGCCGCCCCGTCAACGTGCAACTGCCGTTCTATGCCTCGGTGCTGGCCGATGCCGCCGGCGGCGAGGTGGCCGGCCTGGTGCTGGCCCAGATCCACGCGCGCCAAGTGGCCGCGCAGGGACTGGCCGACGAAGACCTGGGCATGGAAGGCGTGACGCTGGCCGCCGAGAGCAAGTATTTCGATGGCTTGTCCTGGCCCGAGATCCGCCAGCGCTGGCGCGCCGCGATCGAGTCGCTGGCCGATGAATACGTGGCGGGCTACGCCGCCAACGTCGCCTATCGCCGCGACGACCTGAAATACTGCGATGCGCTGCCGTTCCTGCGCTTGCACCTGGACGATGAGGACGCCTGA
- a CDS encoding CaiB/BaiF CoA transferase family protein, which translates to MSALTGLKVLELGTLIAGPFAARIFGEFGADVIKVETPHGPDGTGGGDPIRSWRHLHEGNSLWWTVQARNKQSIALNLKHPEAREIARRLALDADVVVENYRPGVLEKWGLGYEQLRAINPALIMVRLSGYGQTGPMKDQPGFGAIGESMGGLRYVSGHPDRPPLRVGISIGDSIAALHGVIGAMMALRHRDATGGRWNGVQGEGCQAGQGQMVDVALYEAVFNMMESLVPEYDVAGVVRERTGGALPGIVPSNTYTTRDGQNIVIAGNGDAIFHRLMLAIGRDDLASDPDLVRNDGRARRVAEIDGAIQQWCDGRGIEEALNTLKAADVPVGKIYSVADMFTDPQFLARRMIEQHHFADGSPVKLPAVVPKLSETPGGTRWIGPSLGEHTEEVLKSLGYDSAAIGKLAQTGAIGIPAPKETTHVSHTS; encoded by the coding sequence ATGTCAGCCCTGACCGGCCTGAAGGTCCTGGAACTCGGCACGCTCATCGCCGGCCCGTTCGCCGCGCGCATCTTCGGCGAATTCGGCGCCGACGTCATCAAGGTGGAAACGCCGCACGGCCCCGACGGGACCGGCGGCGGCGACCCCATTCGCAGCTGGCGCCACCTGCACGAAGGCAATTCGCTGTGGTGGACCGTGCAGGCCCGCAACAAGCAATCCATCGCGCTCAACCTCAAGCATCCCGAGGCCCGTGAAATCGCCCGCAGGCTGGCGCTGGACGCAGACGTGGTGGTCGAGAACTACCGTCCCGGCGTGCTGGAGAAGTGGGGCCTGGGCTATGAACAGCTGCGCGCCATCAATCCGGCGCTGATCATGGTGCGCCTGTCCGGCTATGGCCAGACCGGCCCGATGAAGGACCAGCCGGGCTTCGGCGCCATCGGCGAATCGATGGGCGGCCTGCGCTACGTGTCCGGCCACCCGGACCGCCCGCCGCTGCGGGTCGGCATCTCGATCGGCGATTCGATCGCCGCGCTGCATGGCGTGATCGGCGCGATGATGGCGCTACGCCACCGCGACGCCACCGGCGGCCGCTGGAACGGCGTGCAGGGCGAAGGGTGCCAGGCGGGACAGGGCCAGATGGTCGACGTCGCCCTGTACGAGGCCGTCTTCAACATGATGGAAAGCCTGGTGCCCGAGTACGACGTGGCCGGCGTGGTGCGCGAGCGCACCGGCGGCGCGTTGCCCGGCATCGTGCCGTCCAATACCTACACCACGCGCGACGGCCAGAACATCGTCATCGCCGGCAACGGCGATGCGATCTTCCACCGCCTGATGCTGGCCATCGGCCGCGACGACCTGGCCTCGGATCCGGACCTGGTGCGCAACGACGGCCGCGCCCGCCGCGTCGCCGAGATCGATGGCGCCATCCAGCAATGGTGCGATGGCCGCGGCATCGAGGAGGCGCTCAACACCCTGAAGGCGGCCGACGTGCCGGTCGGCAAGATCTACAGCGTGGCCGACATGTTCACGGATCCGCAGTTCCTGGCGCGCCGCATGATCGAACAGCACCACTTCGCCGACGGCAGTCCGGTCAAGCTGCCGGCGGTGGTGCCCAAGCTCTCGGAAACCCCGGGCGGCACCCGCTGGATCGGTCCGTCATTAGGGGAACATACCGAGGAAGTCCTGAAATCGCTGGGGTATGATTCAGCGGCTATCGGCAAGCTGGCGCAGACCGGCGCTATCGGTATCCCCGCACCCAAGGAGACAACACATGTCAGTCACACGTCGTGA
- the recR gene encoding recombination mediator RecR codes for MDPLLPEPEPLVSLIEALRRLPGVGVRSARRMAYHLLQHDPQGADMLGRALAGAVRDLRHCSRCNSFAEEDVCATCANPKRDPSLLCIVETPADQNMIESSHGYRGLYYVLMGRVAPLEGIGPRELDFDRVIRRATDGVVQEVILATNFTAEGETTAHFLGEALGERGLRVTRLARGVPAGSELEYVDAGTIAWALMERKTT; via the coding sequence ATGGACCCTCTACTGCCCGAACCCGAACCGCTGGTCTCGCTGATCGAGGCGCTGCGGCGCCTGCCCGGTGTGGGCGTCCGATCCGCGCGGCGCATGGCCTATCACCTGTTGCAGCACGATCCCCAGGGCGCCGACATGCTCGGACGCGCGCTGGCGGGCGCGGTGCGCGATCTGCGCCACTGCTCGCGCTGCAACAGCTTCGCCGAAGAGGATGTGTGCGCGACCTGCGCCAATCCCAAGCGCGATCCCTCGCTGCTGTGCATCGTCGAGACGCCGGCCGACCAGAACATGATCGAGTCCAGCCACGGCTACCGCGGCTTGTACTACGTGCTGATGGGCCGGGTGGCGCCGCTGGAGGGCATCGGCCCGCGCGAACTCGATTTCGACCGGGTCATCCGCCGCGCCACCGACGGCGTGGTGCAGGAGGTCATCCTGGCCACCAACTTCACCGCCGAAGGCGAGACCACCGCGCACTTCCTGGGCGAGGCCCTGGGCGAGCGCGGCCTGCGGGTCACGCGCCTGGCGCGCGGCGTGCCGGCGGGCAGCGAACTGGAATACGTGGACGCCGGCACCATCGCCTGGGCGCTGATGGAGCGCAAGACTACCTGA
- the dnaX gene encoding DNA polymerase III subunit gamma/tau, translating into MTYLVLARKWRPRSFDTLVGQDHVVRALTHALDTQRLHHAWLFTGTRGVGKTTLSRILAKSLNCETGITSKPCGVCRACTEIDAGRFVDYLELDAASNRGVEEMTQLLEQAVYAPGAGRFKVYMIDEVHMLTGHAFNAMLKTLEEPPPHVKFILATTDPQKIPVTVLSRCLQFNLKQMPADSIVGHLQAVLGEEQVGFEVPALRLIGQAASGSMRDALSLTDQAIAYSAGNLTEDAVRGMLGTIDQRHLVRLLDALSTGDAKGVLAVADELATRGLSYAGALADLAVLLSRVAIEQRVSGVTPAEDPLVADIARLAQTLHPDAVQLFYSVAVHSRGELTLAPDEYAGFIMACLRMLALNGDAGPQTAIEAPATPARQTAEPAVAAAQPPQAAPVATASAVERPAPVAQPAAPAPAPVAATPAPSVPVSAPQANVAPVPAAAPAPMAAAPVTAPAAPVAPAQPAAASVPPWEDAPAAADAAQAAAAATAQPASPANAAAAGAPAKTASPSAAPAVAQAPAPHAPATDTPAVSAAPVPAKSAPLAVTPAAAAVAPAADDDGPPSWVDEEIPFEAEGGFVPDGGFAPDGGFTSDPDDDFETLASAPSSAPAPSAAPARREGPAPARKRQSRARLADMTSAAWPELAARLPVTGLAAELARQSEWAGVQGDAIILRVAVKTLAESESRVRLQTVLCEHFGQGIRLDVDVGAVGEATAHAVAQAERAARQQAAEDAVAVDPFVQALVADFGAHVVAGSIRHVDPPSAAA; encoded by the coding sequence ATGACTTATCTGGTACTGGCCCGCAAGTGGCGGCCGCGATCGTTCGATACCCTCGTGGGACAGGATCACGTGGTGCGCGCGCTGACGCATGCGCTCGACACCCAGCGCCTGCACCACGCCTGGCTGTTCACCGGCACCCGCGGCGTCGGCAAGACCACGCTGTCGCGCATCCTGGCCAAATCGCTCAACTGCGAAACCGGCATCACCTCCAAGCCCTGCGGCGTCTGTCGCGCCTGCACCGAGATCGATGCCGGCCGTTTCGTCGACTATCTCGAACTGGACGCGGCCTCGAACCGCGGCGTCGAGGAAATGACCCAGCTGCTGGAGCAGGCCGTCTACGCGCCGGGCGCGGGCCGCTTCAAGGTCTACATGATCGACGAAGTGCACATGCTCACCGGGCACGCGTTCAACGCGATGCTCAAGACGCTGGAAGAGCCGCCGCCGCACGTCAAATTCATCCTCGCCACCACCGACCCGCAGAAGATCCCGGTCACGGTGCTGTCGCGCTGCCTGCAATTCAATCTGAAGCAGATGCCGGCCGACTCCATCGTGGGCCACCTGCAGGCGGTGCTGGGCGAAGAGCAGGTCGGCTTCGAAGTGCCGGCCCTGCGCCTGATCGGCCAGGCCGCGTCGGGTTCCATGCGCGATGCGTTGTCGCTGACCGACCAGGCCATCGCCTACAGCGCCGGCAACCTGACCGAAGACGCCGTGCGCGGCATGCTCGGCACCATCGACCAGCGCCACCTGGTGCGCCTGCTGGATGCGCTGTCCACCGGCGACGCCAAGGGCGTGCTGGCGGTGGCCGACGAACTGGCCACGCGCGGCCTGTCGTACGCCGGCGCGCTGGCCGACCTGGCCGTGCTGCTGTCGCGCGTCGCCATCGAGCAGCGCGTGTCCGGCGTGACGCCGGCCGAGGATCCGCTGGTGGCCGACATCGCCCGCCTGGCGCAGACCCTGCATCCCGACGCGGTGCAACTGTTCTATTCTGTGGCGGTGCACAGCCGCGGCGAACTGACGCTGGCGCCGGACGAGTACGCCGGCTTCATCATGGCTTGCCTGCGCATGCTGGCGCTCAACGGTGACGCCGGTCCGCAGACCGCCATCGAGGCGCCTGCCACGCCGGCCCGCCAGACAGCCGAACCCGCCGTGGCCGCCGCGCAGCCGCCGCAGGCAGCGCCGGTCGCCACCGCTTCTGCGGTGGAACGGCCCGCGCCGGTGGCGCAACCGGCGGCACCCGCGCCGGCGCCCGTGGCGGCGACGCCCGCGCCATCCGTGCCTGTGAGCGCGCCGCAAGCGAACGTCGCGCCGGTTCCGGCCGCCGCGCCTGCGCCGATGGCCGCGGCGCCTGTCACCGCGCCCGCCGCACCTGTCGCGCCCGCCCAGCCGGCCGCTGCCAGCGTGCCGCCATGGGAAGACGCTCCCGCCGCCGCGGATGCCGCCCAGGCCGCCGCCGCAGCCACTGCCCAGCCGGCGTCTCCCGCGAATGCCGCAGCCGCAGGCGCTCCGGCCAAGACGGCATCGCCCAGCGCCGCTCCCGCCGTCGCGCAAGCGCCCGCCCCGCATGCCCCCGCCACGGACACTCCTGCCGTCTCCGCGGCCCCGGTGCCCGCCAAGTCGGCCCCGCTGGCCGTGACGCCCGCGGCCGCCGCGGTCGCGCCGGCCGCCGATGACGACGGCCCTCCGTCCTGGGTCGACGAGGAAATCCCGTTCGAGGCCGAAGGTGGCTTCGTACCCGATGGTGGCTTCGCGCCCGACGGCGGCTTCACGTCCGACCCCGACGACGATTTCGAAACGCTGGCCAGCGCGCCATCGTCCGCGCCCGCGCCTTCCGCGGCGCCGGCCCGGCGCGAAGGCCCGGCCCCGGCCCGCAAGCGCCAGTCGCGCGCGCGCCTGGCTGACATGACCTCCGCCGCCTGGCCCGAACTGGCGGCGCGCCTGCCGGTCACCGGCCTGGCCGCCGAACTGGCGCGCCAGAGCGAATGGGCCGGCGTGCAGGGCGATGCCATCATCCTGCGCGTGGCCGTCAAGACGCTGGCCGAAAGCGAAAGCCGCGTGCGCCTGCAGACGGTGCTGTGCGAACACTTCGGCCAGGGTATCCGGCTGGACGTGGACGTCGGCGCGGTCGGTGAAGCCACGGCCCACGCCGTGGCCCAGGCCGAGCGCGCGGCGCGCCAGCAGGCCGCCGAGGACGCGGTCGCCGTCGATCCCTTCGTGCAGGCGCTGGTGGCGGACTTCGGCGCCCATGTCGTGGCCGGTTCGATCCGCCACGTCGATCCCCCTTCCGCCGCCGCGTGA
- a CDS encoding UvrD-helicase domain-containing protein, producing MADVERQPQDHAARAAALDPARSFLVQAPAGSGKTELLTDRILALLATVNRPEEIVAITFTRKAASEMHARVLSKLRRGLDAPPEAAHERRSWDLARAALARNDAQQWHLLDHPARLAIRTIDSFCAGLVRSMPWLSELGGMPEITDDARAHYEAAARATLDLADDYDAVRILLQHMDVDVQAAKDAIADMLGQRDQWLPLLRHGSDREALEETLAEAIGEDLDALCEAMPLGWAEALCGPARLAAAQLQDGGEDDRLAPLRDWTDELPADAEALDQWRAVAHLLLTGTGSLRKTVNKNLGFPAKCAHKEPFVAWLESADGDAPWVRRLAAVRDIPAPRLSDAQWEVLGAQLMTLALAVAQLRLRFADTGEVDFIEISQRAAAALGSADDPGELLLKLDASIRHLLIDEFQDTSQTQLDLLKTLTSGWQAGDGRTLFLVGDPMQSIYRFRKAEVGLFLEVAQRGVGELQPGFLNLTDNFRSQAGIVDWVNESFAQLLPKRSDAAAGAIKYSPSSAFHETLPDPAVRFHPAWSRGGGVPAEEQAENIAVGLVRQALADHAGSKHPVAILVRARSHLGNLTRRLAQEGIRCRAVDLVPLALRPVVADLVQLVRALSHPGDRLAWLSVLRAPFCGLTLESLQRLFGADHVTPVPVLLERLLRPAPARPADTPPVRAVSATVPAASRQGSLFDDTENPAQGALFDDAAPPGDPAGTTRQTGAALPPDDAGARLSAEALLHPDEYARLRQVAAVLLDSRNASGAMPFAAWIETLWRRLGGPALYSGPSVANDAESLFQLVERLAPHGAIDPAALDAGIARLFAAPDAADEEAAVEIMTMHKSKGLQFETVILYGLHRAPRGDQPPLVRFEQSGGRVLFGPVKPRAETEADPVSRYLGAREARRASYEIDRLLYVAATRARKRLHLVGHVAIDEATGQAKTPSSASLLGRLWPCLTTPVPPATDGDGAEPRDDGPEWQGEPLRRVHRDGLAQLARQADVAISPGFAAAARGAWGDSAEHPAWQLESGYDAAIGTLAHAWLARIGQDGIAAWPAEALAHRLPAMRRQLTRAGIPASQADTAAEAVLDTLQSTLADDRGLWLLSQSGARREWPLIDAAGKVSVIDLALSTEDGWLIVDYKTGRPQPNESPAAFAQRMRQRHGDQLLRYCAQVTALDGRKARAALYFPRARAWIDL from the coding sequence ATGGCCGATGTCGAACGCCAGCCCCAGGACCACGCCGCCCGCGCGGCCGCGCTGGACCCTGCCCGCTCGTTCCTGGTGCAGGCTCCCGCCGGCTCCGGCAAGACCGAGCTGCTGACCGACCGCATCCTGGCGCTGCTGGCCACCGTCAACCGCCCCGAGGAAATCGTCGCCATCACCTTCACGCGCAAGGCCGCGTCCGAGATGCATGCGCGCGTGCTCAGCAAGCTGCGCCGCGGGCTGGACGCGCCGCCCGAGGCCGCGCACGAACGCCGCAGCTGGGACCTGGCGCGCGCCGCGCTGGCGCGCAACGACGCGCAGCAGTGGCATCTGCTGGACCACCCCGCGCGCCTGGCCATCCGTACCATCGACTCGTTCTGCGCCGGCCTGGTGCGCAGCATGCCGTGGCTGTCCGAACTGGGCGGCATGCCCGAGATCACCGACGACGCGCGAGCGCATTACGAGGCCGCGGCCCGCGCCACGCTCGACCTGGCGGACGACTACGACGCGGTGCGCATCCTGTTGCAGCACATGGACGTGGACGTGCAGGCCGCCAAGGACGCCATCGCCGACATGCTCGGCCAGCGCGACCAGTGGCTGCCGCTGCTGCGCCACGGCTCCGACCGCGAGGCCCTGGAAGAAACGCTGGCCGAAGCCATCGGCGAGGACCTGGACGCGCTGTGCGAGGCCATGCCGCTTGGCTGGGCCGAAGCGCTGTGCGGTCCCGCGCGGCTGGCCGCGGCCCAGTTGCAGGACGGCGGCGAAGACGACCGGCTGGCGCCGCTGCGCGACTGGACCGACGAACTGCCGGCCGACGCCGAGGCGCTGGACCAGTGGCGCGCCGTGGCCCATCTGCTGCTGACCGGCACCGGGTCGCTGCGCAAGACCGTCAACAAGAACCTGGGCTTTCCCGCCAAGTGCGCGCATAAGGAACCCTTCGTCGCCTGGCTCGAGAGCGCCGATGGCGACGCCCCGTGGGTGCGGCGCCTGGCTGCCGTGCGCGATATCCCCGCGCCGCGATTGAGCGATGCCCAGTGGGAAGTGCTGGGCGCGCAGCTGATGACGCTGGCGCTGGCCGTGGCGCAGCTGCGGCTGCGCTTCGCCGATACCGGCGAGGTCGATTTCATCGAGATCTCGCAACGCGCCGCCGCGGCGCTGGGCAGCGCCGACGATCCCGGCGAACTGCTGCTCAAGCTGGATGCGTCCATCCGCCATCTGCTGATCGACGAATTCCAGGACACCAGCCAGACGCAGCTGGATCTGTTGAAAACGTTGACCTCCGGCTGGCAGGCGGGAGATGGCCGCACGTTGTTCCTGGTGGGCGACCCGATGCAGTCGATCTACCGTTTCCGCAAGGCGGAAGTGGGCCTGTTCCTGGAAGTGGCGCAGCGGGGCGTGGGGGAACTCCAGCCCGGCTTTCTCAACCTCACCGACAATTTCCGTTCGCAGGCGGGCATCGTCGACTGGGTCAACGAATCGTTCGCGCAATTGCTGCCCAAGCGCAGCGACGCCGCCGCGGGCGCCATCAAGTACAGCCCGTCCAGCGCGTTCCACGAGACCCTGCCGGATCCGGCGGTGCGCTTTCATCCCGCCTGGTCGCGCGGCGGCGGCGTTCCGGCGGAGGAGCAGGCCGAGAATATCGCGGTCGGCCTGGTGCGCCAGGCGTTGGCGGACCACGCGGGCAGCAAGCATCCGGTCGCCATCCTGGTGCGGGCCCGCAGCCACCTTGGCAACCTCACGCGCCGGCTGGCGCAGGAGGGCATCCGCTGCCGCGCGGTGGACCTGGTGCCGCTGGCGTTGCGGCCGGTGGTGGCGGACCTGGTGCAGTTGGTGCGGGCGCTGTCCCACCCGGGCGACCGGCTGGCCTGGCTGTCGGTGCTGCGGGCGCCGTTCTGCGGCCTGACGCTGGAATCGTTGCAGCGCCTGTTCGGCGCCGACCACGTCACGCCGGTGCCGGTGCTGCTGGAGCGGTTGTTGCGCCCCGCGCCGGCCCGGCCCGCCGACACCCCGCCGGTGCGGGCCGTCTCGGCCACGGTCCCAGCCGCGTCGCGGCAGGGCTCGCTGTTCGACGACACCGAGAATCCGGCGCAGGGGGCGTTGTTCGATGACGCCGCGCCGCCTGGCGATCCGGCCGGGACGACCCGGCAAACAGGCGCGGCGTTGCCGCCGGACGATGCCGGCGCGCGGCTTTCGGCCGAGGCTTTGCTGCATCCCGATGAATACGCCCGCCTGCGGCAGGTGGCGGCGGTGCTGCTGGACTCGCGCAACGCCTCGGGCGCCATGCCATTCGCGGCCTGGATCGAGACGCTGTGGCGCCGCCTGGGCGGTCCCGCGCTCTACAGCGGGCCGTCGGTGGCCAATGATGCCGAAAGCCTGTTCCAGCTGGTCGAGCGCCTGGCGCCGCACGGCGCCATCGATCCGGCCGCGCTGGACGCCGGCATCGCGCGGCTGTTCGCGGCGCCCGATGCGGCCGACGAAGAGGCTGCCGTCGAGATCATGACCATGCACAAGTCCAAGGGCCTGCAGTTCGAAACCGTCATCCTTTACGGCCTGCATCGCGCCCCGCGCGGCGACCAGCCGCCGCTGGTGCGCTTCGAGCAAAGCGGCGGGCGGGTGCTGTTCGGCCCGGTCAAGCCGCGCGCCGAGACCGAGGCCGACCCCGTGTCGCGCTACCTCGGCGCGCGCGAGGCGCGCCGCGCTTCCTACGAAATCGACCGCCTGCTGTACGTGGCCGCGACCCGCGCCCGCAAGCGCCTGCATCTGGTTGGCCACGTCGCCATCGACGAAGCCACCGGCCAGGCCAAGACACCGTCCTCCGCCAGCCTGCTGGGCCGCCTCTGGCCCTGCCTGACAACACCCGTGCCGCCCGCGACGGACGGCGATGGCGCCGAACCCCGCGACGACGGCCCGGAATGGCAAGGCGAGCCCCTGCGCCGCGTGCATCGCGACGGCCTGGCGCAACTGGCGCGCCAGGCCGATGTCGCCATCAGCCCTGGCTTCGCCGCGGCCGCGCGCGGCGCCTGGGGCGACAGCGCCGAGCATCCCGCCTGGCAACTCGAATCCGGCTACGACGCCGCCATCGGCACCCTGGCCCACGCCTGGCTGGCCCGCATCGGCCAGGACGGCATCGCCGCCTGGCCAGCCGAGGCCCTGGCCCACCGCCTGCCCGCCATGCGTCGCCAACTGACCCGCGCCGGCATCCCCGCCAGCCAGGCCGATACCGCCGCCGAAGCCGTCCTGGATACCCTCCAGTCCACCCTCGCCGACGACCGTGGCCTCTGGCTCCTGTCCCAATCCGGCGCCCGCCGCGAATGGCCCCTCATCGACGCCGCCGGCAAGGTCTCCGTCATCGACTTGGCCCTGAGCACCGAAGACGGCTGGCTGATCGTCGACTACAAAACAGGCCGCCCCCAACCCAACGAATCCCCCGCCGCCTTCGCCCAACGCATGCGCCAACGCCACGGCGACCAACTCCTGCGCTACTGCGCCCAAGTCACCGCCCTGGACGGCCGCAAAGCCCGCGCCGCCCTCTACTTCCCCCGCGCCCGCGCCTGGATCGACCTATAG